Sequence from the Lysobacter capsici genome:
CGCATCGAAGATCGTGGCGTCGAAGGCCACGGATCTGAGCCGCGGGCTCGGCACGAGCCGCCGCGAATCGCGGTAGTCGAGTAAACGACTCGAACCGCGAAATCGCCCCGGTTCAGGCGATTTTCGACCGGACAAAGAAAAGGGGCCCTGCGCGAACGCAGAGCCCCTTTGCTGTTTGGTGGGCCGTGTAGGATTCGAACCTACGACCAAAAGATTAAAAGTCTTCTGCTCTACCGACTGAGCTAACGGCCCGAATGCTGGATGATTCGGCCCCGACCTGCGCCGGGGTCGGGCATTCTAACAAAGCCTGCGCCGTGGCGTCATGCCCCGGGTAGCCGGCCTCGTTCAGATGGGCGGATGCGCGGCGATCAGACGTAGCGGGTCGGGTCGGCGACGCCGGCGGCGTTGAAGCCCTCGGCGCGCAGGCGGCAGGCGTCGCAATGGCCGCAGGCGCGGCCGGCGTCGTCGGCCTGGTAGCACGAGACGGTCTGGCTGAAATCCACGCCCAGGCGCTGGCCCTCGCGGACGATGTCGGCCTTGCTCATGAATTGCAGCGGCGCCTGCACGCGCAGGCCGGCGCCTTCGACGCCGGCCTTGGTCGCCAGGTTGGCCAGGCGCTCGAAGGCTTCGACGAATTCGGGGCGGCAGTCGGGGTAGCCGGAATAATCGACCGCGTTGACGCCGCAGAAGATGTCGTTGGCGCCGAGCACTTCGGCCCAGCCCAGCGCGATCGACAGCATGATGGTGTTGCGCGCCGGTACGTAGGTGACCGGGATGTCGTCCTTGGCCGCGGCCGCGCCGATCGCGTGGCCGTCGTTGTCGAGCGGCACCGAGATGCGTTCGTCGGTCAGGGCCGAGCCGCCGATGCTGCGCAGGTCGACGCTGACGGTCTTGTGCGCGACCGCGCCGAGCGACTGGGCCACCAGCGCGGCGGCGTCGAGTTCGGAGGTGTGGCGCTGGCCGTAGCGCACGCTCAGCGCATGCACGGCGAAGCCCTGCTCGCGCGCGATGGCGATGACGACGGCGGAGTCCATGCCTCCGGAGACCAGGACGACGGCTTTTTTCATGGGTGCGGGGCTCGGAATCGGGAATCGGGAATCGGGAATCGGGAATCGGGAATCGGGAATCGGGAATCGGGAATCGGGAATCGGGAATCGGGAATCGGGTAAGGCTAAACCAGGGGGCTGACGTTTTTGCTCGTTATTCGGGCGAAAACGGGTTCCGCCCTACTTCGGCCAAGCCGGACGTCCGCGGACTTCAGCGCACTCCATCCAGGCCGTCATTCCCGCGAAGGCGGGAATCTAGTGACTTTGGTTGTCTCGCACGAAGGCCGTGATGTTCGACTGTTCGGCTCCGCCGGATATCGGGCCTGCTCGATACACGGCGCTGAAGTCACTGGATTCCCGCGTTCGCGGGAATGACGAGCGAGGTGGCGCGGGGCTGGGGACGATTACGCCATTTAAGACAGGAAGCGATATATGAGGCATGACGCCAGGACGGGTCGCGGGTCGCGAATCGCGGCATTCAATCAAACCCCGACGAAACCGCTTTTACGACTCCCGACTCCCCATTCCCGATTCCCGCCCCCTCACCTACCCGGCTCGTCATTCCAAAGAATCTTGTGCAACTGCAGCTGGAACCGCACCGGCAAACGATCGGCGACGATCCAGTCGGCCAGGTCGCTCGGCTTGATCTGGGTGAAGCTCGGCGAGAACAGCACGTCGCAGATCGCGGTCAGGCCGTGCTCGGCGACGATGGCCTTCGACCACTCGTAGTCCTCGCGGCTGCAGATCACGAACTTGATCTGGTCGTGCGCGGTCAGCAGCGGCAGGTTGCTCCACAGGTTGCGGTGGACTTCCTTGGAATCGGGGGTCTTGATGTCGACGATGCGCGACACGCGCGGGTCGACCGGGCCGATGTCGATCGCGCCGGAGGTCTCCAGCGACACCTCGTAGCCGGCATCGCAGAGCTTTTCCAGCAACTGGATGCAGCGCTTCTGCGACAGCGGCTCGCCGCCGGTCACGCAGACGTGGCGCGCGCCGTGCTGGGCGACCTCGGCCAGGATCGCGTCGAAGTCCCACCATTGCCCGCCGTGGAAGGCGTAGGCGGTGTCGCAGTACTGGCAGCGCAGCGGGCAACCGGTCAGGCGCACGAACACGGTCGGCCAGCCGATGCTGTTGGACTCGCCCTGCAGCGACAGGAAGATTTCGGTCAGCCGCAGGCGCTCGGACGGCGCATCGGCCGTCGGAGTGACAACGGCGTTCATGAGGACCTTAGTTGCGCAGCCGGCTCAGCTGGATCGCGTTGAGGCGATCGACGGCTGTGCGGGCGGCGTCGGTGCCGGGATAGCGGTTGGCGACGTCGGCGAGCGTGCGCTCGGCGGCATCGACCTGTTTCAGGCCGAACTGGGCCAGACCGACCTTGAGCAGGGCACCGGCGGCCTTGTCGTGGGTCGGATAGCGATCGAGCAGGGTCTGGAACTGTTCCTGCGCGAGCTGATAGTTCTGGGTGACGTAATAACTTTCGCCGAGCCAGTACAACGCGTTCGGCGCGTAGGTGCCGCTCGGGTGGACGCTCAGGAATTCCTGGAACAATCGCGCCGATTCGGCGTACTGACCGGACTTGAGCACGTTGAACGCGGCGTCGTAGGCGGCGCGCTCGTCGCCGCTCTGGGCGACCAGACCGGCATCGCCGTGGACCACCGGCGCGCTGTCGCGGACCGCCGGCGGCGGCGCGGGAACCGACGCCTGCGGTTGCGGCGCGGCCGCGGGCACCGGCGCGCCGGCACCGCCTTCGAGGCGGTTCAAGCGGTTATCGGTGTCCAGATATTCGGCTTTGCTGCTGTCTTGCAGTTGCTTGTGCTGTTGCTGCAATTCCTCGACCTGGGCGCGCAGGGACTGCAGCTCGCTCTTGAGCTGGTTGACCTGGTTGAGCAGATCGAGATTGGCCTGGTTGTCCGAGGCGCGCTGTTCGAGGACCGCGACGCGGTCGGCGAGGCTGGCGCGCTGGGCAAATGCGGGCGTGGCGGCCGTTGTGGCCGCCACGATCGCCAAGGCTAGTGCGAATTTACGCATCGCTGGGTCAGCCTTCGTTGTTCTATCGGTCATGCGGGCTTGCCGGAGAGTGAGGCCCGGCTCGTCGTGCCGCGGCGATTCGCATCGCCGCGGGCACTTCATCGCGCCAGCGTATTACTTGGCGGTGTAGACGATTTCGACGCGACGGTTCTTGGCCCAGCAATCTTCGTTGGACTCGGTGCACACCGGACGCTCTTCGCCGTAGGAGGTCACGGTGATCTGGCTGCCCGAACCGCCGTTGGCCTGGACCGCCGAGGACACCGCGTTGCCGCGACGCTCGCCCAGGCCGAGGTTGTACTCGCGGCTGCCGCGTTCGTCGGCGTTGCCTTCCAGGGTCATGCGCGAGGACGGACGGTCGCGCAGGTACTTGGCGTGGCAGCCGACGATGGCCTGGAACTCGGGCTTGAGCGAATCCTGGTCGAGGTCGAAGTAGACCACGCGCTGACGCAGGCAGGCGTCGGTGTCCAGATCGTTCGGGCCGTAGGCGCCGGAAGCGACCGGACCGGTGTCGCCGCCGGGCTGGGTGGTGGTGGGGCCGGTGCCGTTGTCGGTCGGAGCGGTTTCCTTGACCTTCTTCGAGCAGGCGACGGCCGCGGTGCAAAGCACGGCGACGAGCAGGATGCGGGCAGCGTTGTTCATGGGGTATTCCTCGTCAGGTGGGGCAGGAGTTGTTCGGGGGTTTGGCGCGTTGGGTGGCGCGAATCTGCGCGTTGGGGTGTGGCCGGCGCCTTAGCGCGGCAGCCTGTACGGCCCCCAGGCCGGTTCGCGCACGTCGCCGTCGGCCAGCACCAGGCGCTGGCGCACCCGGGCATCGGCGGAAACGGCATAGAGCACGCCACGGCGTCCTTCGCGCGCAGCATAAATGATCATGGAGGCATTCGGGGCAAAGCTCGGCGACTCGTCCAGCGAACCGGGCGACAAGGTGCTCCAGCGCGGCGAACCCAGGCTGGAGTCCATCATCGCGATCCGGTAGTTGTTGCCGGCGCCCTGCGCGGTGGCGATCTTCTTGCCGTCGAACGACACGCTGGCGCTGGCGTTGTAGCTGCCCTGGAAGGTGACCCGGGTGGCGCCGCCGCCGCTGGCCGAGACCTGGTAGATCTGCGGCTTGCCGCCGCGGTCGGAGGTGAAATAGATCTTGCTGGCGTCGGCCGCCCAGGTCGGCTCGGTGTCGATGCCGAAGTGGTTGGTCAGCTGGGTCAGCGCCTTGCTGCCCAGATCCATCACGTAGATCTCCGGATTGCCGCTGCGCGACAGGGTCAGGGCCAGGCGACGGCCGTCCGGCGAGAACGCCGGGGCGCCGTTGATGCCGCGGAACTTGGCGATCAGCTCGCGGCTGCCGGTGCCGATGTTCTGGATGTAGATCGACGAATTGCCGCCTTCGAAGCTGACATAGGCCAGGCGGTTGCCGTCCGGGCTCCACGACGGCGACAGCAGCGGCTCGGGCGAGCGCACCACGGTCTGCGGGTTGTAGCCGTCGGAGTCGGCCACCATGAGCGCGTAATTGCTGCCACGGCCCAGGCCGGTCGCGGTGACGTAGGCGATGCGGGTGAAGAACGCGCCGCGCACACCGGTGATCTTTTCGTAGACCGCATCGGCGATCTGATGGGCCACATCGCGCATCGCATTGGACCGCGCGGTCAGCGCGAACCCGAGCAGGCGCTGCTGCTTGGCCACGTCGAACAGCTCGTACTCAACCCGATAGCTGCCGGCGCCGGCATCGGCGACGCGACCGACCACGAGGTAGTCCTGGTTGAGCGCGCGCCAATCCGGATAGCTGATCTCGCTGCCCTTGGTCGGCTTGGCGGTCATCTGCTCGACCGGCAGGCCGCGGAACTGGCCGGAACGGTTGAGGTCGTTGCGCACCACTTCGGCGATGTCGGTGGGCGGCGCGGCGCCGCCGCCCTGGTAGGGCATCGGCACCACGGCGATCGGCAGGGCCGAGGCGTTGCCGCCGACGACATCGATCTCCAACCCTTGCTGCTGGGCCGCGGCGGCGAAGGGAAGCAGGACTGCCAGCAGTGAAGCCAGCC
This genomic interval carries:
- the queC gene encoding 7-cyano-7-deazaguanine synthase QueC yields the protein MKKAVVLVSGGMDSAVVIAIAREQGFAVHALSVRYGQRHTSELDAAALVAQSLGAVAHKTVSVDLRSIGGSALTDERISVPLDNDGHAIGAAAAKDDIPVTYVPARNTIMLSIALGWAEVLGANDIFCGVNAVDYSGYPDCRPEFVEAFERLANLATKAGVEGAGLRVQAPLQFMSKADIVREGQRLGVDFSQTVSCYQADDAGRACGHCDACRLRAEGFNAAGVADPTRYV
- the queE gene encoding 7-carboxy-7-deazaguanine synthase QueE — encoded protein: MNAVVTPTADAPSERLRLTEIFLSLQGESNSIGWPTVFVRLTGCPLRCQYCDTAYAFHGGQWWDFDAILAEVAQHGARHVCVTGGEPLSQKRCIQLLEKLCDAGYEVSLETSGAIDIGPVDPRVSRIVDIKTPDSKEVHRNLWSNLPLLTAHDQIKFVICSREDYEWSKAIVAEHGLTAICDVLFSPSFTQIKPSDLADWIVADRLPVRFQLQLHKILWNDEPGR
- the ybgF gene encoding tol-pal system protein YbgF, whose translation is MRKFALALAIVAATTAATPAFAQRASLADRVAVLEQRASDNQANLDLLNQVNQLKSELQSLRAQVEELQQQHKQLQDSSKAEYLDTDNRLNRLEGGAGAPVPAAAPQPQASVPAPPPAVRDSAPVVHGDAGLVAQSGDERAAYDAAFNVLKSGQYAESARLFQEFLSVHPSGTYAPNALYWLGESYYVTQNYQLAQEQFQTLLDRYPTHDKAAGALLKVGLAQFGLKQVDAAERTLADVANRYPGTDAARTAVDRLNAIQLSRLRN
- the pal gene encoding peptidoglycan-associated lipoprotein Pal; the encoded protein is MNNAARILLVAVLCTAAVACSKKVKETAPTDNGTGPTTTQPGGDTGPVASGAYGPNDLDTDACLRQRVVYFDLDQDSLKPEFQAIVGCHAKYLRDRPSSRMTLEGNADERGSREYNLGLGERRGNAVSSAVQANGGSGSQITVTSYGEERPVCTESNEDCWAKNRRVEIVYTAK
- the tolB gene encoding Tol-Pal system beta propeller repeat protein TolB codes for the protein MKRPLRWLASLLAVLLPFAAAAQQQGLEIDVVGGNASALPIAVVPMPYQGGGAAPPTDIAEVVRNDLNRSGQFRGLPVEQMTAKPTKGSEISYPDWRALNQDYLVVGRVADAGAGSYRVEYELFDVAKQQRLLGFALTARSNAMRDVAHQIADAVYEKITGVRGAFFTRIAYVTATGLGRGSNYALMVADSDGYNPQTVVRSPEPLLSPSWSPDGNRLAYVSFEGGNSSIYIQNIGTGSRELIAKFRGINGAPAFSPDGRRLALTLSRSGNPEIYVMDLGSKALTQLTNHFGIDTEPTWAADASKIYFTSDRGGKPQIYQVSASGGGATRVTFQGSYNASASVSFDGKKIATAQGAGNNYRIAMMDSSLGSPRWSTLSPGSLDESPSFAPNASMIIYAAREGRRGVLYAVSADARVRQRLVLADGDVREPAWGPYRLPR